In Arachis hypogaea cultivar Tifrunner chromosome 2, arahy.Tifrunner.gnm2.J5K5, whole genome shotgun sequence, a genomic segment contains:
- the LOC112754780 gene encoding E3 ubiquitin-protein ligase SP1: MTMIPWGGISCCLSAAALYLLGRSSGRDAELLKSVTRVNQLKELAQLLDAEILPLVVSISGRVSSETPIHCEFSGLRGVIVEETAEQHFLKHNDAGSWIQDSALMLSMSKEVPWYLDDGSDRVHVVGARGATGFVLPVASEAFEESGRSLVRGTLDYLQGLKMLGVKRIERVLPVGTSLTVVGEAAKDDIGTIRIQRPHKGPFYVSPKTLDQLIANLGKWARWYKYASMGLTLFGAYLIAKHAIRFILERRRRCELQKRVLAAAAKRQGQDNEGEKADTSLDGTKRDRSMPDLCVICLEHEYNAVFVPCGHMCCCTTCSSHLNNCPLCRRRIEQVVKTFRH; encoded by the exons ATGACGATGATTCCATGGGGTGGAATCAGTTGCTGTTTGAGTGCAGCTGCTCTATACCTCCTTGGCAGAAGCAGTGGCAG GGATGCTGAGCTTCTTAAATCTGTAACAAGGGTCAATCAATTGAAGGAGCTGG CACAACTGTTAGATGCGGAAATCTTACCCTTGGTTGTTAGCATTTCTGGGAGAGTCAGCTCTGAAACCCCAATTCACTGTGAGTTCAGTGGTTTAAGAGGAGTAATAGTTGAAGAAACG GCAGAGCAACATTTTCTTAAACACAATGATGCTGGTTCATGGATACAAGATTCTGCTTTAATGCTATCCATGAGTAAAGAAGTTCCTTGGTATCTG GATGATGGAAGTGACCGCGTGCATGTGGTAGGAGCCCGTGGTGCCACAGGATTTGTATTACCTGTTGCAAGTGAGGCGTTTGAAGAGTCCGGTAGGTCACTTGTACGTGGTACATTGGATTATCTCCAAGGTCTCAAG ATGCTTGGGGTCAAGAGAATCGAACGGGTACTTCCAGTTGGGACTTCCTTGACTGTCGTTGGTGAG GCTGCTAAAGATGACATTGGGACTATTCGAATTCAGCGACCCCACAAAGGGCCATTTTATGTCTCTCCCAAAACACTTGATCAGCTCATCGCAAATCTGGGGAAATGGGCAAG ATGGTATAAATATGCGTCTATGGGCTTGACACTATTTGGTGCTTACCTAATAGCTAAGCATGCTATTCGGTTCATCTTGGAAAGACGGCGTCGTTGTGAACTGCAAAAAAG GGTTCTTGCGGCCGCTGCTAAGAGACAAGGACAAGATAATGAAG GTGAAAAAGCTGACACCTCACTAGACGGCACGAAAAGGGACCGTTCAATGCCAGACTTGTGTGTAATATGCCTGGAGCACGAATATAATGCTGTCTTCGTACC ATGTGGGCATATGTGCTGCTGTACTACCTGTTCTTCACACTTAAACAATTGTCCTCTTTGCCGGCGGCGGATCGAACAAGTAGTGAAGACTTTTCGTCATTGA
- the LOC112754788 gene encoding uncharacterized protein isoform X2, whose amino-acid sequence MTEEQKEVRYVCFKTLDKVYGIHVCEENNEKQKQLTCKEMDLIPKPSLLYGKIVSDYVKIKGDYYFIEFDPMMPTQESPDSFWVLRSSTYDWQSLPSPPDLGLSIYNVFESNHFVFGEKIYFQTIYMTDEAYTAFKSKTPSPNVGDFESVLFYSFDPFLGDGTWTIQGGADAFIESFSFITVQGRRRFHCPIKLPLPGTQGSQQLLPSVAWKPEIVRYQYPCLSPILGEE is encoded by the exons ATGACGGAGGAACAGAAAGAGGTGCGATACGTGTGTTTCAAGACGCTAGACAAGGTTTATGGAATCCACGTCTGCGAAGAAAATAATGAGAAGCAGAAGCAGTTAACGTGCAAGGAGATGGACTTAATCCCTAAACCGTCTCTGTTGTACGGCAAGATTGTGTCAGACTACGTAAAAATTAAGGGGGATTATTATTTCATCGAGTTCGATCCGATGATGCCTACTCAAGAATCTCCGGATTCGTTCTGGGTTCTGCGCTCGTCCACATATGACTGGCAATCTCTACCGTCTCCTCCCGACTTGGGCCTCAGTATTTATAATgtatttgaatcaaatcattttgtgtttggtgaaaaaatatattttcaaaccaTTTATATGACAGATGAGGCGTATACGGCATTTAAGAGCAAAACTCCCTCACCCAATGTTGGAGACTTTGAAAGCGTGCTCTTctattcctttgatccattcttgGGAGATGGGACATGGACTATACAGGGGGGAGCTGATGCATTCATAGAATCTTTCAGTTTTATTACTGTTCAGGGCAGACGGCGCTTCCACTGTCCCATTAAACTGCCTCTTCCAG GGACACAGGGTTCTCAACAACTGTTGCCCTCTGTTGCATGGAAACCTGAGATCGTTAGATATCAATATCCTTGTCTTAGTCCGATTCTTGGCGAggaataa
- the LOC112754788 gene encoding uncharacterized protein isoform X1: MTEEQKEVRYVCFKTLDKVYGIHVCEENNEKQKQLTCKEMDLIPKPSLLYGKIVSDYVKIKGDYYFIEFDPMMPTQESPDSFWVLRSSTYDWQSLPSPPDLGLSIYNVFESNHFVFGEKIYFQTIYMTDEAYTAFKSKTPSPNVGDFESVLFYSFDPFLGDGTWTIQGGADAFIESFSFITVQGRRRFHCPIKLPLPVFEDYSLHFSTSHIEKFDYFGEWENGYKATLYALLVNERGVRFVQPIEGCFEGIQPVFSVVCPALVYLRNNLVCAMLIGFVDEHHKSKCPLICVSVFQLSIMKDTIDMDYINSSAPQKVQNFLTVNVKSRHVYSIVDDFRTLLRRDDLYPFIDEIKEFSWMESKDPLFTESKMPKLF, translated from the exons ATGACGGAGGAACAGAAAGAGGTGCGATACGTGTGTTTCAAGACGCTAGACAAGGTTTATGGAATCCACGTCTGCGAAGAAAATAATGAGAAGCAGAAGCAGTTAACGTGCAAGGAGATGGACTTAATCCCTAAACCGTCTCTGTTGTACGGCAAGATTGTGTCAGACTACGTAAAAATTAAGGGGGATTATTATTTCATCGAGTTCGATCCGATGATGCCTACTCAAGAATCTCCGGATTCGTTCTGGGTTCTGCGCTCGTCCACATATGACTGGCAATCTCTACCGTCTCCTCCCGACTTGGGCCTCAGTATTTATAATgtatttgaatcaaatcattttgtgtttggtgaaaaaatatattttcaaaccaTTTATATGACAGATGAGGCGTATACGGCATTTAAGAGCAAAACTCCCTCACCCAATGTTGGAGACTTTGAAAGCGTGCTCTTctattcctttgatccattcttgGGAGATGGGACATGGACTATACAGGGGGGAGCTGATGCATTCATAGAATCTTTCAGTTTTATTACTGTTCAGGGCAGACGGCGCTTCCACTGTCCCATTAAACTGCCTCTTCCAG TCTTCGAGGATTATAGTCTTCATTTCTCTACTTCTCACATTGAAAAATTCGATTATTTTGGTGAATGGGAAAATGGATATAAAGCAACCTTATATGCCTTACTTGTGAACGAAAGAGGTGTTCGATTTGTTCAGCCAATCGAGGGTTGTTTTGAGGGCATCCAACCTGTATTTTCTGTTGTATGTCCAGCTCTCGTCTACCTTCGTAACAACTTGGTTTGTGCCATGTTAATTGGTTTTGTAGATGAGCATCATAAATCTAAATGTCCATTGATTTGTGTATCTGTATTTCAATTATCTATCATGAAGGATACTATTGATATGGATTACATTAACAGTTCTGCTCCTCAAAAAGTTCAAAATTTCTTAACTGTTAATGTAAAGAGTAGACATGTCTATTCTATAGTAGATGATTTCAGAACTCTTTTAAGAAGGGATGATTTGTACCCATTTATAGATGAAATTAAAGAATTTTCTTGGATGGAGTCAAAGGATCCTCTTTTTACTGAGTCAAAGATGCCAAAGCTCTTCTAG
- the LOC112754773 gene encoding organic cation/carnitine transporter 3, producing MVDSSTQLLSQSNSSNSFAQQPHQDDEQISTISSIVEECIGELNWTQLLQVFLVSFAWFFDGQQTFITIFTDAQPSWHCANQTGSRFASNNSCKSTTMSTKRASICELSKDLWVWDESKQVSIISEWDLECVNTIITGLPASMFFTGCLIGGIVLATLADASLGRKSMIFYSCLLMSFSSFLASFSTNIWIYSALKFVCGFGRSTLGTTTLVLASELVSKRWRGQVGVFGFLVCTLGFLTLPPIAYLNKGSSWRNLYIVTSLPGILYCILVYLFLHESPRWLLIRGRKEEAIKVLKSITSLSLTTQSDYLDLAISNIMPLKEETMKVDLYSTFKILMQNRWSSRRIMVIVAMGLGIGLVYYGMPLGVGMLSFNLYLSVTFNALLEIPSTILTFIFIHKFNRKSMLLFLTTLSGISSVLASIEVTNFTISLQLVFELVSFFCAYTAYNVLIIFGSELFPTCVRNCALSLLRQAVALGGTISPMLVGAGREHNNKFLCYGILGLAIGFLGLFGLCLPETKDKAFCDTMDEEEEESK from the coding sequence ATGGTTGATTCATCAACCCAACTTCTTTCCCAGTCtaattcatctaactcatttgcacaacaacctcatcaagatgatGAACAAATCTCTACAATTAGCTCCATAGTTGAAGAGTGCATTGGAGAACTCAATTGGACTCAACTCCTTCAAGTCTTTCTAGTCTCCTTTGCTTGGTTCTTTGATGGCCAACAAACATTCATCACCATCTTCACCGATGCACAACCGTCTTGGCATTGCGCCAACCAGACTGGTAGTCGATTCGCAAGTAACAATTCTTGCAAATCGACTACCATGTCTACCAAGAGAGCTAGCATTTGCGAGCTCTCAAAGGATTTATGGGTATGGGACGAATCTAAACAAGTCTCTATAATATCAGAATGGGATCTAGAATGTGTAAATACGATCATTACAGGGCTTCCAGCTTCCATGTTTTTCACCGGTTGCTTAATTGGAGGCATTGTTTTGGCCACTCTAGCCGACGCCTCGCTCGGTCGCAAGAGCATGATATTCTACTCATGTCTTTTAATGTCCTTctcttccttccttgcttccttctcTACAAATATTTGGATCTATTCCGCACTCAAATTCGTATGCGGATTTGGCCGTTCCACCCTTGGAACCACCACACTTGTTCTTGCCTCCGAATTAGTCTCCAAAAGATGGCGCGGTCAGGTAGGTGTCTTTGGTTTTCTAGTGTGTACTTTAGGGTTCTTAACCTTGCCACCAATAGCTTACTTAAATAAaggttcttcatggagaaatttaTATATAGTTACTTCTCTTCCGGGCATTTTATATTGCATATTAGTCtatttatttcttcatgaatCTCCAAGATGGCTTCTCATTAGAGGAAGGAAAGAAGAAGCTATTAAAGTATTGAAAAGTATCACATCATTATCACTCACTACTCAAAGTGATTACTTGGATTTGGCTATCTCCAACATCATGCCCCTTAAGGAAGAAACTATGAAAGTTGATCTATACTCAACTTTCAAGATCTTAATGCAAAATAGATGGTCTTCTAGAAGGATAATGGTGATTGTAGCCATGGGTTTAGGAATTGGATTAGTCTATTATGGTATGCCACTAGGAGTTGGAATGTTATCATTCAATCTTTATTTAAGTGTCACATTTAATGCATTGTTAGAGATACCATCTACAATCCTCACTTTCATATTCATACACAAGTTCAATAGGAAAAGCATGCTACTATTTCTCACTACACTAAGTGGGATTTCAAGTGTTTTGGCTAGCATTGAAGTGACGAATTTTACAATTTCGTTGCAACTTGTGTTTGAATTGGTGTCTTTCTTTTGTGCTTACACTGCTTATAATGTTCTTATAATATTTGGGAGTGAGTTGTTCCCAACTTGTGTGAGAAATTGTGCATTATCTTTGTTGAGACAAGCTGTGGCATTGGGTGGTACAATTAGTCCAATGTTAGTAGGAGCTGGTAGAGAGCATAATAATAAGTTTCTATGTTATGGGATTTTAGGGTTGGCAATAGGGTTTCTTGGCTTGTTTGGTTTGTGTTTGCCAGAGACAAAGGACAAAGCATTTTGTGATACcatggatgaagaagaagaagaaagcaaatAG